ACTGACCGGCTCCAAAGACGTATATAAAAGAGTCATCATCTGAAGAAAGAAGCCTTCTGGGCCACTCTGCAATGACATGCAAGAAGAGACTAGGAACAGACCTCCAGATTAGCCATAGCAGCTTCTGGATGGTAATGGAGTATTTCCTTCCACATCATCTCCCTTATCATATTTTCCCCTAAATCTTCATCTATGTCAAGATCAATGGGGACCTGGGCGGGAGGGTTGGTACTGGGATCATAAAGCGGGGACATGTAAGGATGTTGGAGTGCTTCTGTGACACTTATCCTCTTTGACGGATCAAATACAAGCATTTTTTGCAGTAGATCAATTGCCAAGGGATGAGCACTGGGATAAAGACTGGAGAAGGGGGTCCTGACAGAGTATGGAACTGACTTAATGTATCCCTTAGCTTTTGGATTGTCTATAAATTCCAGATCCTCATCTCTCTGGCTGCCAAGGATGTTGATGATCAGCTTAAGTTGGTTGAGACACTCCGTACCAGGAAAAATGGGTTTCCGGCCAAGAAGCTCAGCAAAAATGCAACCGACAGACCACACATCAATGGATGTTCCATAGTTGTCACAGCAGAGGAGGAGCTCTGGGGCCCGGTACCAGCGAGTTACAACGTACTCAGTCATGAACTGGCCCTTAACATTGCTAGTACGTGCTAGCccaaaatcacatatttttagGTCACAGTTTGCATTTATGAGAAGATTCCCAGGCTTTAGGTCACGATGAAGTATGTTGGCTGAGTGGAGATACTTCAGGCCACGAAGCAACTGGACCAGGAAGATCGGATTAATGCAAGCAATTTAAGGCTAAAGCAACTTACAAAGATTAATTACTGTTTGAACTATGGTTAAATGGAATAGCATTGATTGTGTAAATAGCACAATTATTGTGGCGACCAATCAAGTATGAAgaagggagaagaagaaaaataaacactcAGAATCACATTTAACAAGATCATTGACTAAAGCCTCACAAATGTAGTATTTCGATTGACAACAGTTCCAGGATGGGCAAAAGTGCATAAATTCAGCATAAAATACCAAAAACCACTAAACAGACTCAAATAGATAGCACAAAACAGATGATGATGGTAGTACAGAACTTGATATTGCTTACAGAGTAGatattgctatttttttcctcaaatcAATTTCGGATGACTcactaaatatttcatttttgtaGACATCGGTTcaactttttgtttttatatgtcCTTTTCTTAGATATACTTCAGCCACTATGTAACATTGCAATTGCATCATCATGgaaaattttctatttctttttgaaaagtCAGTATGAAACCTAATATTATCCATTAATTCAAGGGAACCTCAAATCAAATCTAAAAATTCCCATATTTTCTTGAAACCTGTCTATTGTAAACATGAAAGCATGCTTTtaatgagaaatactttagttacaaagagatctcacaaaaataaactcacataTTGACGTGGCTTGATGTGGTacatcatattgtaaaattaattttattgtaaagtagatctactAGATCACATGaatcacgtcagtttgtgagtttacttttgtgaaatCCCTTTGTAGTTGTAGCTGttcttatttttaatagatGAAAACTATCACAGAGTCTAAACTACAAAGATGATGAGACTGTCATAACCACA
This genomic window from Carya illinoinensis cultivar Pawnee chromosome 7, C.illinoinensisPawnee_v1, whole genome shotgun sequence contains:
- the LOC122316614 gene encoding mitogen-activated protein kinase homolog NTF3, whose amino-acid sequence is MATPVEPPNGVISQGKHYYSMWQTLFEIDTKYVPIKPIGRGAYGVVCSSVNRETNEKVAIKKIHNAFENRVDALRTLRELKLLRHLRHENVIALKDVMMPVHRRSFKDVYLVYELMDTDLHQIIKSSQILSNDHCQYFLFQLLRGLKYLHSANILHRDLKPGNLLINANCDLKICDFGLARTSNVKGQFMTEYVVTRWYRAPELLLCCDNYGTSIDVWSVGCIFAELLGRKPIFPGTECLNQLKLIINILGSQRDEDLEFIDNPKAKGYIKSVPYSVRTPFSSLYPSAHPLAIDLLQKMLVFDPSKRISVTEALQHPYMSPLYDPSTNPPAQVPIDLDIDEDLGENMIREMMWKEILHYHPEAAMANLEVCS